A genomic window from Glycine max cultivar Williams 82 chromosome 17, Glycine_max_v4.0, whole genome shotgun sequence includes:
- the GASA29 gene encoding gibberellin-regulated protein 29 precursor: MALSKLIIASLLASLLLLHFVDADQSAHAQTQGSLLQQIDCNGACAARCRLSSRPRLCQRACGTCCRRCNCVPPGTAGNQEVCPCYASLTTHGGKRKCP; encoded by the exons ATGGCTCTTTCTAAGCTTATAATTGCTTCCCTTCTTGCGTCGCTTCTCCTTCTTCATTTCGTTGATGCTGATCAATCG GCACATGCACAAACGCAGGGGTCTCTTCTTCAGCAGATAG atTGTAACGGAGCATGTGCTGCGAGGTGCCGTTTATCATCTCGTCCACGCCTCTGCCAAAGAGCTTGTGGAACTTGTTGTAGACGCTGTAACTGCGTGCCACCTGGCACTGCTGGAAACCAAGAAGTGTGTCCCTGCTATGCAAGTTTGACTACTCATGGTGGCAAACGCAAGTGCCCTTAG